The proteins below come from a single Zea mays cultivar B73 chromosome 8, Zm-B73-REFERENCE-NAM-5.0, whole genome shotgun sequence genomic window:
- the LOC103636636 gene encoding gibberellin 2-beta-dioxygenase 3 gives MHAAEQRGRPVLPPVDRGRARHGPVPDCSGSIAATMHPKRSTPDASLFSPCQLGPSRVTVARCRPVAPPPDLYMLPTGSPTSPPHALAAAAVGHTHTASTSSPPLTPPPPPVFFRPRSAHPHGQTAMVVVLANPPVVDQIPLLRSPGPRDSFSCVPVVDLSGPGAARAIVDACERFGFFKVVNHGVPAATMDVAESEAVGFFAQAQADKDRAGPRASYPFGYGSKRIGLNGDMGWLEYLLLAVDSASLSDACPVPSGAAFRSALNEYVAAVRDVAARVLEAMAEGLGIADAAALSSMVTGAGSDQVFRVNHYPPCPALQGLGCTATATGFGEHTDPQIISVLRSNGTSGLQVALRDAAQAQQWVSVPSDRDAFFVNVGDSLQVLTNGRFESVKHRVVTNSLKSRVSFIYFAGPALEQRIAPLAQLLAEGEESLYREFTWGEYKTAAYKTRLGDNRLAQFQRCSI, from the exons ATGCATGCAGCAGAGCAGCGCGGGCGGCCGGTCCTGCCACCGGTGGATCGCGGCCGGGCACGTCACGGCCCGGTCCCCGACTGCTCTGGCTCCATCGCCGCCACCATGCACCCAAAGCGATCCACCCCCGATGCATCCCTTTTCTCTCCCTGTCAGCTGGGCCCATCTCGCGTCACCGTAGCCAGGTGCCGCCCCGTCGCCCCGCCCCCCGATCTATATATGCTGCCCACGGGCTCTCCCACTTCTCCCCCACATGCACTTGCTGCAGCAGCCGTAGGACACACGCACACCGCCTCGACCTCGAGTCCACCACTGACTCCACCACCTCCCCCTGTTTTTTTTCGACCTCGCTCTGCTCATCCGCACGGCCAGACAGCCATGGTGGTGGTGCTCGCCAACCCGCCTGTCGTGGACCAGATCCCGCTCCTGCGGTCCCCGGGCCCCAGGGACAGCTTCTCGTGCGTGCCGGTCGTCGACCTGTCCGGCCCCGGCGCGGCGCGCGCGATCGTCGACGCCTGCGAGCGCTTCGGCTTCTTCAAGGTCGTCaaccacggcgtgcccgcggccaccatgGACGTGGCCGAGTCCGAGGCCGTCGGCTTCTTCGCGCAGGCGCAGGCCGACAAGGACCGCGCGGGCCCCCGCGCGTCGTACCCGTTCGGCTACGGCAGCAAGCGGATCGGCCTCAATGGCGACATGGGGTGGCTCGAGTACCTCCTCCTCGCCGTCGACTCCGCGTCGCTCTCCGACGCCTGCCCCGTCCCATCCGGCGCCGCGTTCCG GAGCGCGCTGAACGAGTACGTCGCGGCCGTGCGGGACGTCGCGGCGCGCGTGCTGGAGGCGATGGCGGAGGGCCTGGGCATCGCGGACGCGGCCGCGCTCAGCTCGATGGTGACCGGCGCCGGCAGCGACCAGGTGTTCCGCGTCAACCACTACCCGCCCTGCCCCGCGCTGCAGGGCCTGGGCTGCACCGCCACCGCCACGGGCTTCGGCGAGCACACCGACCCGCAGATCATCTCCGTGCTCCGCTCCAACGGCACGTCCGGCCTGCAGGTCGCGCTCCGCGACGCCGCGCAGGCGCAGCAGTGGGTGTCCGTGCCCTCCGACCGCGACGCCTTCTTCGTTAACGTCGGCgactcgttgcag gtGCTGACCAACGGGAGGTTCGAGAGCGTGAAGCACCGGGTGGTGACCAACAGCCTCAAGTCCAGGGTTTCCTTCATCTACTTCGCGGGACCGGCGCTGGAGCAGCGGATCGCGCCGCTGGCGCAGCTGCTGGCGGAGGGCGAGGAGAGCCTGTACAGGGAGTTCACGTGGGGCGAGTACAAGACGGCCGCGTACAAGACGAGGCTCGGCGACAACAGGCTGGCCCAGTTTCAGAGGTGTAGCATCTAA
- the LOC100193968 gene encoding uncharacterized protein LOC100193968 encodes MSSDELRLELDELRRLEGLAKRPRVQTLLANEIRNIEAKMAKATEPSPEPLAAASAPTAAARSDLSYATLGSFSWEQDNEKIRIYIPLEGVEQGKVEATFKPTSVDVKFHDVKGKNYRCAIPKLNKETVPDKCKVVVKPTKVIVTLFKASKGNWLDLHFKEDKFKPSMDKEKDPMSGIMDLMKNMYEDGDEDMKRTIAKAWSDARSGKTTDSLSGLR; translated from the exons ATGTCGTCGGATGAGTTGCGATTGGAGCTGGACGAGCTGCGGCGGCTGGAGGGCCTCGCCAAGCGCCCCCGCGTCCAGACCCTCCTCGCCAACGAGATCCGCAACATTGAAGCTAAG ATGGCGAAGGCAACTGAACCGTCACCGGAGCCACTAGCGGCGGCTTCCGCGCCCACGGCGGCGGCGCGTTCTGATTTGAGCTACGCCACGTTGGGCTCGTTCAGCTGGGAACAGGACAACGAGAAGATCAGG ATATATATTCCCCTTGAGGGAGTCGAACAAGGGAAGGTGGAGGCTACTTTCAAGCCAACATCAGTAGATGTAAAGTTTCATGATGTCAAAGGCAAGAATTATCGGTGTGCCATACCAAAGCTGAACAAGGAAACTGTTCCTGATAAATGTAAGGTTGTGGTGAAGCCAACAAAGGTTATTGTTACCCTTTTCAAGGCTTCTAAAGGCAACTGGTTAGACTTGCACTTCAAGGAAGACAAG TTCAAGCCAAGCATGGACAAGGAAAAGGATCCGATGTCAGGAATTATGGACTTAATGAAG AACATGTATGAGGACGGCGACGAGGATATGAAACGCACAATAGCCAAAGCTTGGTCTGATGCCAGGTCTGGGAAGACGACCGATTCGTTGAGCGGATTACGTTGA